The Pseudodesulfovibrio sediminis genome includes the window GCGCAAGACACGGCGCATGATCTTGCCGGAGCGGGTCTTTGGCAGCCCATCGGCGAACTGAATGAACTCAGGCGTGGCAATGGGGCCGATCTCCTTGCGCACCCAGATCTTCAATGCCTTGAGCAGGTCGTCGTCAGGCTCAACGCCGGATTTCAGCGTGACATAGGCGTAGATGGTCTCACCTTTCACATCGTGCGGCATGCCGACAACTGCGGCCTCTGCCACGTCGGGATGGGCAACCAGTGCGGATTCGACCTCGGCAGTGCCCATGCGGTGACCGGACACATTGATGACATCATCCAGACGCCCCATGATCCAGAAGTACCCGTCATCGTCCATGCGGGCACCGTCACCGGCCTCGTATGCGCCGGGGAAACCGGCAAAATACGTGGATTTGTAGCGATCAGGGTTGCCCCAGACATTGCGGAGCATACCGGGCCACGGCTTGTCCACGATCAGATGTCCGCCCTCGTTGGCATCGGCAACACTGCCGTCACGGCGCACGATCTTGGCGGAAATACCAGGCAAGGCCTTGGTGGCGGAGCCGGGCTTGAGCGGAGTGGCATACGGCAGCGCGGAAATCATGATACCGCCAGTCTCGGTCTGCCACCAGGTATCCACGATGGGCAGCTTACCGCCACCGACATTGTTGTGATACCACAGCCACGCTTCGGGGTTAATGGGCTCACCCACCGAACCAAGCACACGCAGTGAGGAAAGGTCATAATTCTTGACCCATTCCTCGCCTTCACGCATGAGCGCGCGAATGACCGTGGGCGCGGTGTAGAAAATATTGACCTTGAACTTGTCCACGATCTGCCAGAAACGGTCTGGCCTGGGATAGCTCGGAACGCCCTCGAACATGACCGAGGTGGCACCCAGCGTCAGCGGCCCATATACAATATATGAATGACCGGTGATCCAGCCGACGTCAGCAGTACACCAGTAGACATCGTCATCTTTCACGTCAAAGACACACTGTGTAGTGTGCGCCGCATACAGCAGGTACCCGGCGGTGGTGTGCAGCACGCCCTTGGGCTTGCCAGTGGAGCCAGAGGTATACAGGATGAACAACGGATCTTCAGCTTCCATCTCCTCGAACGGACAATCGGAGGTGATATCCTCGGCATTGACTTCTTCGTGCCACCAGGAGTCACGGCCCTCGACCATATTGATCTCATTGCCGCCGCGCTTGACCACGATACACTGTTCGATGGTCGGGCAGTCTTTCAACGCCTCGTCAGCATTACCCTTGAGCGGAATGGTCTTGCCTGCGCGCAGGACAGCATCGGCCGTGATCAGTACCCGGGCCTGACAATCGTCGATGCGGGACTGGAGCGCGATGGAGGAAAATCCGGCGAAGACGATGGAGTGCAGTGCGCCCAAACGGGTGCAGGCCAGCATGGCGATGGCCAGCTCGGGGATCATGGGCATATAGATGGCCACACGATCACCGCGTTTGACGCCCTTTTTCTTGAGCACGTTGGCGAACCGGCAGACTTCGGTATGCAGCATCTGGTAGGTATAGACCTTGACGTCCTCTTCGGGTTCGCCCTGCCAGATGAGTGCAGCCTTGTTGCGACGACCATCGGTCAGATGACGATCCAGGCAGTTGTAAGAGACGTTGGTCTTGCCGCCGGAAAACCACTTGAACTCGGGTTTGTCATAGTCGGCTTCAAGGACGGAATCGAAATCGGAAAACCAGGTCAGCAGCTCCTTGGCCCGATCCCCCCAGTATCCGTCGGGATCATTCAGCGCCTTTTCGTTGGCCGCGTCATACGCTTCCATATTCTGAATCCAGGCCTGGCCCTGCTTGGAAGCATCGGGTTCAAAGATCTGCCCTTCCTTTTGCAGGCTTTCGATTTTCTTCTCTTCGCTCATCTGGTGTACTCCTGATCTATGCGTTGTTTTCTCAGTGTCCTGAAAATGGACCGCAACATTCTGAAATGTGATGGTCAGCGCGCAGTGCCGCGACTGACTAGATATCATTTATAGGAACCAAAACACAACCGCGCCCTTTTTTAGGTAAACGGTTTAAAATCACCCGGTGAACGGCAACGCGCCGGGTGAACGCAGGCATATTGAGGAGTAAACGGCTACATTCCACCACTCACGGCCCGCACAAAGAACCGGCATGTTCTGTCCTGCCACCAGACAAATCCCATTTCGGCGTCGGCATACCAGGCAGCGGTAAAGGCTTTGGTATCCGCAGACCAGAGACGTGACTTGCGCGGGTCGAACGCCGACTCCAGACAGAACTCGCCCGGCTCGGTGTTCCCGGTAAACAGGGTGGTCAGTTCATCGACCGTGGGCAGTCGCCAGTCCGTGCGGCCGCCATGCGCGTGCCTGTTGAACCGCGCCACATAGGCGCAGGCTCGGTCCCAGGTCAGCGGATACCGTGCGCCGTCCTGTTCCCACACAAGCCCTGTCGCGCTGTCAAAGACCGTGCCGTCCCCGCGCTTTCTGAACTCACCCGCTCCATATTCCTTTGGCCGCCAGAGCACATCAAGATCAAAGGCCGCACGCGCTGCATGCAGCCCCACCTTGATCGGCTCGGCACGCGGCACCCAGTCCCGGGCGTGGCGCTCCGGCTCGTCGAGCATGACACAGGTGGCGTCCTTCCGTTCAATCCAGGCCGCCTCCAGCCGGTCCATTGCGTCGATCATGGATTGGCAATCCTGAAAACGGTCGTCCGGTTCCGAGGCCAGCGCGCGGTCAAAAAAGGCATCCCATGTACAATCGAGATCCGCATGTATGGCGCAGATGGACTGGCGATCCGCCCGCTCATCCGGGAGCTGACCGGTAAGCATGCGAAAGAGGGTCACACCCACGGAAAAGACATCGGATCGGGCATCGGCCGCTTCGGGGTCCGCCTCCTGTTCCGGTGCGGTGTAGTAGGGCGACCCCACCACCATTCCCTTGTGCCCCTGGCTCTGCTCGCCACGAAGTTTGCTCAGGCCGAAATCAATAAGTTTGACCCGCCCCGGGCCGCCCTCGTCCTCGGCGAGCATCACGTTGAACGGTTTGACGTCACGATGAATGATCCCTTCAAAGTGGAGCCGGTCCAGCCCGGCCAGCATCTCGCGGGCGATGTGCAGAGAGGCTTCCACCCCAAGCCTCCGGGATGGTTGTTCGACCTCATAGGTCTCCCCCATGAGCGCACCGAGATTGCCGCAATAATACTCCATGGCAAAATGGGGCGGTGTGACATCGTCGCCACGCCCCACATCCAGGATACCCGCCACATTGACATGACTGATGGAAGCCATGGTGGTCGCCTCTTTGAAGAACATCTCCTTCAGAACGGCCGCCCCCATGATATCTTCCATTATTTCAGCAGGATCAAGAACCTTGAGCGCCACAATCCGCCCGGTCACAGGCATGGCCGCCTTGTAGACCGCCCCCATGCCGCCACGGCCCAACAGCCCACGTATTGCGTAACGTCCTATATGCATACGGTGGATGATAGCGCATGGTCGGGCATCCCGTCCACACTCCTCGCGCCGGTCCCTCCCGCTTTGTTGACTCCAGAGGCCATATTAGTCATACAGAGAAAGAACGTAAAAGGTGGACAATTTGCATACTTTGCCAACCATGCGTGATGCCATTTTCGGATGGTGTCGCAATCCATTCGGGAAACTCACACTGCTCATTCTCGGCCTGCTCTGCATGGCCACATTCGGCTATTGGTTTTTCGAATATTACCCGGTCGGAGACGCAAAGGATATCTTTGGTGCGCTCTGGTGGGCGGTGGTCACCCTGACAACCGTGGGCTATGGCGACATGGTCCCGACCACCATCGGCGGGAAAGTCATGGGACTGATCGTCATGATCTGCGGCATCGGCCTGGTATCCACGTTGACAGGTAACCTGGCTTCCATGCTCGTGGAACACAAAGCCAGAAAGCGTAAGGGGTTACTCACGGTGAAACTGACAAACCATGTCATCATCGTCGGCTGGAACGATTTTGGCCCGGAACTGGTCGCGGCCCTGCGCGACAACGGCGTGCTCATGAACGACAAGGACACCAACCTTGTACTGGTCAACGGACTTGCCGCGGACGAACGCGAAGCCGTGGCCTTTCAACTGGACCTGGGCGACCGTCTCCACTTTGTCTGGGGTACCATCACTCAGGAGTCGGTGCTCCTCAAGGCTCGACCGGACCGCGCTCAGGTGGTCTACCTGCTCTCCCAGCACACAGCCCAATCCGCCAAGGACGCCGATCACGAGACCCTGTATGCTGCCCTGGCCTTGCGAGAACTCGCGCCGCAAGTCCCACTCTACGGCGAAGTGGCCCTCCCGGAAAACCGCAAGCACCTGCTTCGCGCCGGGGTCAATGAAATCATCGTCCACGGTCAACTGACCAGCGTGGTCCTCGGCCTCATGGGCGCGAATCCCTCCATGTGGACCCTGCTTCAGGAACTCATCGGCATGCGCGGCAACAACCATATCAAGTTCAAGACATTGACCTCGGCAGAAAAACCCCTGCTCTGGGGCGACCTCATGACCCAGTTTCGCGCAGACGGAAGGCTGCCTCTGGCGTTATGCAAGGTGTCCAAACAACTTTCACTGGAAGATGTGCTCGACGACGGCTCCGCACTGGATCAATTCATATTGGAGCTGTTCGAATCATCCGGCCAGGAAACGAATATCGGCGACACCGGCCCGCGCGTGCTGACCAATCCACCGGACACGGAACCGCTCCGCGACTTTGACGCGGTACTGTTCCTCAACCCCAGGGAGGCACGATGAAACTCGGTGATGTGATTTTTGACGATATTCCCCTGTTCCACGGTCTGCCCGCAACCGCCCAGGACAAGATCCGGGATATCTTTGACATCCACCCCGTAGACGCAGGGGAAAACCTGATCACCGAAGGGGAAGAGGGGGATGAAATGTTCATCCTCGTCAAAGGGCGTGTACGAATCACCAAATCCATGCTCATGCCGGGTATGAATCTTCCCATTCTGGAAGTGGACAACCAGCGCAAGGTCCTGGCCACCATGGACCACGCCAACCACCCCATCTTCGGCGAGATTGCACTCATAGACCACGAAACCCGGTCCGCCACCATTCTGGTCCTGGAGCCGTCCTTCTTTCTGAGAACCAATCGAGCCAGATTCTTTGAGCTGGTGGAACGTGAACCCATCATCGGCAACATCCTGCTCATGGCACTGACCAAACGCATGGCTACCACCATCCGCAAATCAAACCGGGAACTCATCAAGCTGTCCACAGCCCTGGCCCTGGCCCTCAGCCGGTACAACAAGCCATAGAGAGGAATACGGTCTGGACAAAAGGAACCAAGCATGATGGCAAAGATAGCGATTATCCTTACCCCTCATTTCGCTGACTGGGAATACGCCCTCATTGCCGGGACGGGCCGCCCGTTCTACGGACTTGATGTACAATTTTTTACCCCTGCCCCCGGAGAACTCCAGTCGCTGGGCGGGCTCACCGTGCGGGTTCCACAGGGGCTGGAAGCGATGAATCAATGGGCACCGGAGGTGGTGGTTGTCATCGGAGGCACCCTATGGGAATCCGAAGATGCGCCCGACATTGGAGAAGTACTGCGAGCCCATCATGCGCGCGGTGCCGTTGTTGCGGGTATCTGCGGCGGCACACTCGCCCTTGCCCGAGCCGGGATGCTCGATGCAATACCGCACACATCCAATGAGGCCGAATATCTCACGTTGAACGCACAGGAATACACCGGGGCAGAGCATTTTTGCCCAAGCGCCACAGCGGTTTCGACCGATCGCGTGATCACCGCCCCCGGAGTCGCGCCCGTCTCATTCACAGCGGCCATTTTCGAAAGTATCGGACTGGACCAGAACACTGTGCTGCAATTCAAAAACATGTTGGCCGCAGAGCACAACTAACCACTGTTGCGACGAGTCGCACACAGCCTGTGTGGCCAGAGGGTGCACACAGCCTCCCTCGTTGAAAGTACCGGGAAACTTTTCCAACAAACTATTATTTTTGATTTCTTCAAAGAATTCAGATGCTCAAATATACTTCGAAGCCCACTCTCCGTTTCATTTTCCATATTTCAAGGCTCTTGCACTCTGGTCAGTGAGACGGTATGTGTTTAGACTAACTCTAGATAAAAATGTGTTTATGCACGTATACGAGGGGGTATCCCATGAAAAGGACTCTGTTTTTTCTGGCTGTGTTGACGGCCACTCTTTTTGTTATGAGCGGGTGCATGAGAAAATCCATTTCATCTGCGCCTCCGGCAAGACGTCCTGCGAGCCAGCAACCGGCAAAGCCCGCGCCGAAACCGATTATCGACGAAGCTCCTCTGACCGGCGACAACGAACCCTTGGATACCGCGGCACCGGATGCTGACGAAAAGCCCATGGCCGACGTGGGTGGTGATGATCTGGGCGACGACCTGGCTGACGACACGATGGACAGTACCGAGACCCCGGTTGAAGAAGCCGCTCCGGTCGCAAAAACCGACGCGGTCAAGGAACCGGGAATCGCCACCACCCCGGATGAGCTGCCCGACCCTGCGCCGATCATTGACTCTACCCCCGTGGCCGAACCGGCCATGAAGGACCAGGCCAAGGAGGCCGTGACACCGCCACAAACGACGCCTGCCCAAACAGCTCCTGCACCGGTTGTAACAACGCCCGAAGCCGCGGCTCCGGTCATGGTCGACCCGGAAAACGAAGTGGTGGACCTTGAAGATCCTGTGGTGCTGGATAATCCTGTTGCCACAACCGCAGGCGACTACTATGTGCAGGTGGGCGCATTTTCCGACGTTGAAAACGCCACCCGCATTCTGGAGCAGCTCCGCACGGACGGCTACGCAGGAGCCAGAATGGTCAAGACCGAAACCGGCCTCTACCGCGTACAGGCCGGTGCCTTTGTCAACGCCGACGAAGCAGATACCGCACTGGAAACCCTCAAGGGCGCGTTCCCCGGCAGCCGTGTCGTCAAAGCGGAATAATCACCGAACAGAGAACAAGCCAAAGGGCCGGATGATACTATCATCCGGCCCTTTTCATTCAAATGGCTGACGTACTGTCAGTATGCTGACCCCGCAAACGGATACCCGCCACAGCAACCATTTCTGGCCGCCAGGCGCGCAAACAACACACTGATCCTTACCCCGTCACTAAGGACACATGGCAGTCTCCTGCGATGCGGCCAACGACTTAGGACGGGTTCAGTTCTGCACGGAATTTGCGGGAAAGACGGAAGACAACCACTTTGCGCGGCGGCAGAGTGATGGACTGTGTCGTCTGGGGATTGCGTCCCTTGCGTGCCCGCTTGTCATATGCTTCGAATTTGCCGAAGCCCGAGATAAGAAGTGCGTGGTCCTTCTTCACAGCAGTCTTCATGATTTCAAGAATGGTTTCCACCAGATCCTTGATTTCGGCGCGGTTCTTGTCGGTGCGCTCGTAGACATAGTCCACGATTCCGGCTTTAGTGAGGGTGCTCATTGATCGCCTCCAAAAAAGGTTACCAGGAAAATTACTCCATGAGGTTCGCGATCTTGGCCGCGAGCCTCCCCATCTCATCAGGGTCATCGTATCCGGTCTGAGGCCAGAGCCGCAGTCCGTCATCCGCAAACCGAGGAATAAGATGGTAATGCGCGTGATGGACTTCCTGACCGGCGGCCTCATAATTATTCTGCATGAGGTTTAATCCGTCGGCTCCGGTGACTTCCATGATCGCCTTGCCCACCTGGGACAAGACCTGAAACAGATCGCCACCCAACTCCACTGGGATGTCCATGAGTGTGGGATAGTGCCCTTTTGGCAAAACCAGGGCGTGTCCCGCATTCACAGGCGCGATGTCCAAAAAAGCCAAACAGGTATCCGACTCGAAAACCCTGGCACAGGGAATATCCCCGGCCACGATTTTGCAAAATATGCACTCGGAATCTGTTGGTACCATACGCTTCTCCCCCCTGTCCGAGCTGGTTTCCGCACGCTACATGCCTACGAAAAAACGGCGCACAGACAGAGAATTTTCGATAGTTACCTGTGTTTATAACCGGGAAGTTCAGTTAAATCAAGTCTGTTCGTTATTTTTCTGGAAAACCACGCGCCCCAAGGGCTGCCGCGAAGTCTAGAAATCTTCTTGAAAATCGGCTGGTTGACACACTTTTTATGTTGCAAACAATGATTTGAAAAATAAACCATTTGATATCAATGTGTTAGAGACAGCAAAAAGTATACACATGGCATTACAGGAGGTTAGGAGAGGACAATCAGGAGCCGGAAACAACACGGGCGGGGACACCCACGGCAACAGCCCCTTCCGGTATGTCCCTGATAACGGCTGCCCCGGCACCGACCACGGCACGTTTGCCAATGATTCTACCGGGAATGACATTGGCGCCAATGCCCACAAGCGCAGCTTCAGCGACCGTGACGTTGCCGGCAAGGGCCGCGTTCGGCGCAATGTGCGCATGGGGACCGACATTGCTGTCGTGATCCACGACGCTGCCGGTATTGAGTATGGTGTTGTCCATGATCCGGCTACCGGTGTTCACGATGGAGCCAGCACTGATCATGCACCCTTTGCCCACCACGACGTCAGCAGCGATGATGGCCGAAGGATGCACGGCGGCGACCAGATTCTCCCCTGCCGCGCAGAGTTGCTCGAAGAGGCGCTGCCGCAGGGCGTTGTCCCCGATGGCCACAACCACGCCGTCGTGCTCGATGGAATCCAGGCTTCCATCGTCACCGAGGATGGACAGACCTAACGGGCCGGGAGTACCGGCTTCACCGTCGCCGGAGACAAAACCAAGCGGATTCATGCCGTCCATGGCCAGCAGAATATCCGCCACCACACGGGCGTGCCCGCCGCTGCCGATAATCACTATATTCATTTCTTCTCCCATGCTGTCCCAACTTCTACGCGGTTTGTTTTTTTTCTGTCAACAGCGGGGAACACGGACAACTTGACCACCCCACTCTTGCACGATATTCCCAAGTCACGTTTCAAACACGAGCACAAGCGGACAGCCGAGATGCGCCGCGCTGCACATAAGGAGAGACCAATGACCAAGACAGGTATACTTTTCCCCGGACAGGGATCACAGGAAAAAGGCATGGGCAAAGACATTGCCGAAGCCGATTCCGCCGCACTGGATCTGTGGAAGCTTGCCGAGAAGGAATCCGGCCTGCCCCTGCGCGAAATCTACTGGGACGGCGAGGCCGCGGACATGGCCGACACCCGCGCCCTCCAACCCGCCCTCACCGTGGTCAACCTGACCCTCTGGCTGACTGTGAAGGACAAACTTTCTCCGGCCGCAACCGCCGGGCACTCCCTGGGCGAATTCGCCTCTCTGGGCGCAGCCGGCGCACTCAGCCTGGAAGACACTGTCAAGGCTGTCACCCTGCGCGGCAAACTCATGGCCGAATCCGGCGGCGCGGGACACGGCATGGCCGCCGTGGTCAAGTTGAAGCAGGATCAGGTGGAAGCAATCGTGGACACCGCCGCGTCCTCCTCGGGCAAGGAACTCAAAATCGCCAACTACAACACCCCGGCGCAGTTCGTCATCAGTGGCGAGCAGGAAGCGCTGGACGCAGCCGAAGCGCTGGTCAAGGAAGCCAAGGGCCGCGCCATCCGACTGGCCGTCTCCGGCGCCTTTCACTCCCCGCTCATCCAGGAGGCCGCCGACGAGTTCAGCGCGTTTCTGGGCGGCCTGACATGGAACGCTCCGGCCTTCCCCATTCACCACAACGCCACCGCCATGCCGCAGCCCGACCCGGCACAGATCATGTCCACCATGCAGAGCCAGATGACCTCCAGCGTACTCTGGATTCAGACCATGCAGGCCATGTTCGCCACCGGCATCCGCAATTTCGTCGAAGTCGGCCCCAAGGGCGTGCTCTTCAAGATGCTCAAGGCCAACCTCGGGTCCATGGACGAAAAATGGACCGGGATGAACATCGGCGACCTGGAACAGGCCAAGGAACTCTAAACCATGAAAAGCTACGGCATCATAGGCTGGCCACTGGGCCACACCATGAGTCCGACCCTGCACAACTGGGGGTTCGAAGCGTGTGGCATCGACGCGAATTATGCAGCATGGCCGGTCTCGCAGGACGACCTGTCCTCCTTTATGGGGCAGGTGCGCGCCCGGCCCATCTCCGGGCTTTCCGTGACCATCCCGCACAAGCAAGCCATCATGGAGCATCTGGACAGGATATCGGAACGCGCCACCACGGTCGGTGCGGTCAACACCCTGTACTGGGACGAGGACCAGCTGTGCGGCGAGAACACCGATGTCATCGGCATTGTCGCTCCGCTCACCAACCTGGACACCCTCCCGGCAACGGCACTGGTGCTCGGCGCAGGAGGCGCGGCACGGGCCGCCCTGGCCGGATTCAAGGAGCTGGGCATCCCCGGTATCGCCATTGCCAACCGGACCCATGCCAAGGCCGTGGCCCTGAGCGAAGAATTTGCCGTGGAATGCGTTGCGTGGGAAGACCGCATGGACCAGTCGTGGGCGCTGCTCTGCAACACGACCCCGCTGGGCATGTCCGGTGCCATGGAAGACGCCACCCCATGGGATGGCGACCGGTTCGCTCCGGCGACCATCGCCTATGACATCGTATACAATCCGCTGGAGACCCGTTTCCTGCGGGAGGCCCGTGCGGCCGGCTGCACAACCATCTCCGGGCTGGAGATGTTCCTACATCAGGGGCTGGCCCAGTTCCGGCTGTGGACCGGCACCGACATGGATGAATCCGGGGCACGCACACTGCTCCTCAATACGCTAACTGCATAAGGTGAATACAATGAAGAAAATAACCAGACTCATGGTGACGGCGATGGCTGTCTGCGCCCTGTTCTTGGGCATCTTTTCCACGACTTCGGCCCAGGCAAGTAAGGCAAACCCGGTTGTGGTCATGGAGACCACCATGGGACGCATCATCATTATGCTCTCCCCCAAGGACGCACCCAAGACCGTAGAGAATTTCCTCAGGTACGTTGAAGACGGCTATTACAACAACACCGTCTTTCACCGGGTTATCATTGAAAAAAAGAAGACCAACGATGAAAAGGATACGAGCATGAATATCGTTCAGGGCGGCGGGTACACTTTCCCCCTGCGCCTGAAGCCGACCAGGGCTCCCATTGTCAACGAAGCAGGGCGCTCCCTGCAGAACAAACGGGGCACCATCTCCATGGCCAGAACCGATAATCCCGACTCGGCAACCAGCCAGTTCTTCTTCAATGTGCAGGACAACCCCGTGCTGGACCAGAAGTCCTCCGGTTCACAGACCGGCGCGGCCCTCTTCTCCTCCACCACCAAGCCCGGATACTGCGCCTTTGGCAAGGTCATCCGCGGCATGGACGTGGTTGACAAGATCCAACAGGTCAAGACCGCCCGCTCCGGCCGTATGGAAGATGTGCCAGCCACGCCCATCTACATAAAGAAGGCATACGTGGCAAAATAAGAGACTCAACCCACAAAAAAGGGCGGCAGGACATATATCCTGCCGCCCTTTATTCATTGTATTGTCAGCCTACAGGTCGTGACTCACGCCGCAGGTCTTGATCACGACTCGTCCGGTGTCCAGATGCAGGAACATGGTCCTCGGTATCACGCCACCCAATTCGCTGGCCGCCAATTTCACCTGGCTTCGATCCATGAGTTCCAGCAATTCGTCAATATTCTTCTGGCCGATGTCAAAGGCGCCGTCACCGCGCATATCCGCGCCCCCGGCAGCCTTGAAAATCAACCTGTCCCTGTCCGCGCCCGCACGGAGCAATTCCTTGACCATCCGCGGCACACCTGCGCTCACGAATTTGTAGGGGCTTTCCCCTTCGTGCAGCACGACCGAACCGGGTCTGGACAACAGGCAATGGATCAACCCACCCACCTGGGCCTGTGGGTCATACGCCGTGACCCCCACACAGGACCCCAGGGAATAAGTCACCAGGATCTTGTCGGGGTCCGTGGATATTTTCATGTCGGAAATACCGACGACGATAAGGTTATCCATGTTCATATCTTACCTACAATCAACAGGATCGGGAGCATCCCGAGTCAAAACAATTTCGCATCATATGCTCATACATCTGGGGAGTAAAGCGATGGTTACCGTTGTCTTGTCATTCCCTGCGTTCTATTGAATACTTGCCGAATGAAACGACACAATTCCATAGCGGTTCTTTCGGATATTCATGGCAACAGCCTTGCCCTTGAAGCGGTGCTGAATGACGTAGCCCATCGGAAATGCGCCACTCTTTTCAATCTGGGCGATATCTTCTACGGCCCGCTCGACCCCGCTGGGACATGGGATATGCTCAACCGTCTGCACATCCCGACCATCCTCGGCAATCAGGACCGTGTTCTTCTGGAGGGCGGCCCGGAATGGGAAGCGAACCCCACCTTTACGCGCACACGGGATGCCATCGGGCCGGACGGACTGAACTGGCTCGCCTCTCTGCCCCCCTCGCTCACGGGAACGCCAGACACCAGGGACATCCTGCTCTGTCACGGCACTCCGGGCAACGACACGCGCTACCTGCTGGAAGCCGTGACCACAGGCGTACCCGTCCAGCGACCATGTGAGGCCATACTGGAGGACGTGCTCCCGCAAGCTGCGGGCTGTTCTCTGGTGCTGGCGGGACACAGCCACCACCCGGGACAGGTCGTGTGCGACGGCATCACGGTGGTCAATCCCGGCAGCGTGGGCCTGCCTGCCTATGATGACGACACCCCGCCGCACAGCATGGCAGCGGGGTCGCCCCATGCGCAATATGCAGTGCTGACGCCATCCGCATCAGGCTGGGAATGTGATTTTATCTCGGTGGAATATGACTGGAAAGCAGCGGCAGTCTTGGCCCGCCAGAACGACCGCGAGGATTGGGCGCAGTGGCTGTCCACGGGAATGGCATAAGGCGTCAGGTATTCCTTCCCATTCTCTGCATTCTTTTCTGGACTTTTTTTAGATTTTTCTGAAAAATACGTCCAGCCTGTACGTTTCGGACACATGCCTGCTTTGCATCTGTCGAAACGAAACCGCTACACTCGGTTTGAACTATATGAAGCTGACCACTGCCGCACACCTCCGTATATGGACCTTCACGTCGTTGCTCGTCGTGACGGCACTTTGCGTCTGCTCAACAAGCGCCCTTGCCATCTCG containing:
- a CDS encoding acetyltransferase, giving the protein MNIVIIGSGGHARVVADILLAMDGMNPLGFVSGDGEAGTPGPLGLSILGDDGSLDSIEHDGVVVAIGDNALRQRLFEQLCAAGENLVAAVHPSAIIAADVVVGKGCMISAGSIVNTGSRIMDNTILNTGSVVDHDSNVGPHAHIAPNAALAGNVTVAEAALVGIGANVIPGRIIGKRAVVGAGAAVIRDIPEGAVAVGVPARVVSGS
- a CDS encoding ACP S-malonyltransferase, translating into MTKTGILFPGQGSQEKGMGKDIAEADSAALDLWKLAEKESGLPLREIYWDGEAADMADTRALQPALTVVNLTLWLTVKDKLSPAATAGHSLGEFASLGAAGALSLEDTVKAVTLRGKLMAESGGAGHGMAAVVKLKQDQVEAIVDTAASSSGKELKIANYNTPAQFVISGEQEALDAAEALVKEAKGRAIRLAVSGAFHSPLIQEAADEFSAFLGGLTWNAPAFPIHHNATAMPQPDPAQIMSTMQSQMTSSVLWIQTMQAMFATGIRNFVEVGPKGVLFKMLKANLGSMDEKWTGMNIGDLEQAKEL
- the aroE gene encoding shikimate dehydrogenase, translating into MKSYGIIGWPLGHTMSPTLHNWGFEACGIDANYAAWPVSQDDLSSFMGQVRARPISGLSVTIPHKQAIMEHLDRISERATTVGAVNTLYWDEDQLCGENTDVIGIVAPLTNLDTLPATALVLGAGGAARAALAGFKELGIPGIAIANRTHAKAVALSEEFAVECVAWEDRMDQSWALLCNTTPLGMSGAMEDATPWDGDRFAPATIAYDIVYNPLETRFLREARAAGCTTISGLEMFLHQGLAQFRLWTGTDMDESGARTLLLNTLTA
- a CDS encoding peptidylprolyl isomerase, yielding MGRIIIMLSPKDAPKTVENFLRYVEDGYYNNTVFHRVIIEKKKTNDEKDTSMNIVQGGGYTFPLRLKPTRAPIVNEAGRSLQNKRGTISMARTDNPDSATSQFFFNVQDNPVLDQKSSGSQTGAALFSSTTKPGYCAFGKVIRGMDVVDKIQQVKTARSGRMEDVPATPIYIKKAYVAK
- a CDS encoding chemotaxis protein CheD, whose amino-acid sequence is MDNLIVVGISDMKISTDPDKILVTYSLGSCVGVTAYDPQAQVGGLIHCLLSRPGSVVLHEGESPYKFVSAGVPRMVKELLRAGADRDRLIFKAAGGADMRGDGAFDIGQKNIDELLELMDRSQVKLAASELGGVIPRTMFLHLDTGRVVIKTCGVSHDL
- a CDS encoding metallophosphoesterase family protein; the protein is MKRHNSIAVLSDIHGNSLALEAVLNDVAHRKCATLFNLGDIFYGPLDPAGTWDMLNRLHIPTILGNQDRVLLEGGPEWEANPTFTRTRDAIGPDGLNWLASLPPSLTGTPDTRDILLCHGTPGNDTRYLLEAVTTGVPVQRPCEAILEDVLPQAAGCSLVLAGHSHHPGQVVCDGITVVNPGSVGLPAYDDDTPPHSMAAGSPHAQYAVLTPSASGWECDFISVEYDWKAAAVLARQNDREDWAQWLSTGMA